The DNA segment ATAGCCGCTCAGATCGCACCCCATTCTTAACGCATTCGCCCATTGCGGGACCAGGCAGCAGTCGGCAAGCGTCGGTGCATTACCCACGCAGTAGTTCTGCGACTGACTCTGACGCAACAGTTGTTCGACGGCGCTTAACCCCTGCTGGATCCAGTGCGCGTACCAGCGTTTTTTCTCTTCTTCACTGACCTTCAGTTCCTCGCTCAGATAGCGCAACACCCGCAGGTTATTCACCGGGTGAATATCGCAAGCGATGGCATAGACGATCTCCAGCACCTGCGTGCGCGCCGGATCGCTGACGGGCAGCAAACGTGATTGCGGAAAATGCCGGTCCAGCCAGTCGATAATCGCCAGCGACTGGCCCAGCGCTTCGCCATCATCGGTCACCAGCGTCGGTACCAGCCCCACCGGATTCATCCGCCGGTAGGCCAGTTCATTTTGCTGACCGATACGGATATTGACGCCCACCGTGTGGTAGTCGATCCCCTTTAATGCCAGCGCGATACGCACGCGGTACGACGCCGAACTGTTAAAAAAACTGTACAGCTTCATACATCACCTCAGACAATCTTCACAGCGATAGGCGTCAGTCCGTCCACGCCACCGGTGATCACATCCCCTTTCACCACGGCGCCAACGCCTTCCGGCGTGCCGGTGAAGATCAGGTCGCCCGGTTGCAGTTCGAAGAAGCCGGACAGATAGCTGATCGTTTCATTCACCGACCAGATCAGATGGCGGATGTCGCTGCGCTGATGATCGTCGCCGTTCACCTGTAACCAGATAGGCGCGGAAGTGATATCTGCAATTTCATCCGCCTTATGCAGCGGCGCGATGGGTGCAGAGAGATCGAACGCTTTGCCGATTTCCCACGGACGCCCCATCTGACGCATCTCCATCTGGCGATCGCGGCGGGTCATATCCAGCCCGGTGGCATAGCCCCAGATATACTCATGGGCGTTTTCTAACGGGATATCGCTGCCCTTTTTACCGATGGCGACCACCAGCTCAATTTCATAGTGATAGTTATCCGTTTGCGCCGGGTATGGCAGCGCTAACGTTTCGCCTGCGGCTACCGGCACAATCGCATCGGCAGGCTTACAGAAAAAGAACGGCGGCTCACGGTCCGGATCAAACCCCATTTCGCGGGCATGGGCGGCATAGTTACGCCCTACGCAGTACACGCGACGGACGGGAAACTGCGCATCGCTGCCGACAACCGGTACGCTGACGGGGGCCTGTGGTGCAAATACATACTGAGTCATAGCTCTCTCCCAAATTAATAGCGGGCTTCGCGGAACAACCCGAGGGCTTCCTGTACCGGTCGGTCCGAAAAACTGAATAAAACGGTTTCATCGGTGGTGTTGAACGACACGTCGTGCCAGGTCGGAACCACAAAAATATCTTTGGCTGAGAAATGGAACGTCTCGTTGCCGACGGTGACATCCCCCGCCCCTTCAACCACGTGATAAATGGTGCTGTCAGTGGTACGCGCCACCCGCGAGGTAAAGCCTTTTGGCAACAGTTGCAGGAACGTGCCCATCGATGGCATCGGGTAGCCGCCGGTCACCGGGTTGACATAGCGCATTTTGTAGCCATCC comes from the Citrobacter amalonaticus genome and includes:
- the maiA gene encoding maleylacetoacetate isomerase, with protein sequence MKLYSFFNSSASYRVRIALALKGIDYHTVGVNIRIGQQNELAYRRMNPVGLVPTLVTDDGEALGQSLAIIDWLDRHFPQSRLLPVSDPARTQVLEIVYAIACDIHPVNNLRVLRYLSEELKVSEEEKKRWYAHWIQQGLSAVEQLLRQSQSQNYCVGNAPTLADCCLVPQWANALRMGCDLSGYPRCKAVYDACTQLPAFIAAAPENQQDKISA
- a CDS encoding fumarylacetoacetate hydrolase family protein; its protein translation is MTQYVFAPQAPVSVPVVGSDAQFPVRRVYCVGRNYAAHAREMGFDPDREPPFFFCKPADAIVPVAAGETLALPYPAQTDNYHYEIELVVAIGKKGSDIPLENAHEYIWGYATGLDMTRRDRQMEMRQMGRPWEIGKAFDLSAPIAPLHKADEIADITSAPIWLQVNGDDHQRSDIRHLIWSVNETISYLSGFFELQPGDLIFTGTPEGVGAVVKGDVITGGVDGLTPIAVKIV